CTCCAAAACGCCTGTCCCTATTACTAATCTATACCAAACACCAAACACACTTGGAAAAGATCGATTAGGCTTAGCTGTTGCTGCTTACACAAAATACACTAATGAAAATGTTTTGGTTATTGATGCAGGTAGTTGCATAACTGTTGACCTTGTAAGTGAAAATGGAGAATACTTAGGTGGATCAATTCACCCTGGTTTGGAAATGCGATATAAAGCCTTGAATCAATTTACAGATCAGCTTCCAAAAATTGAATTTGAAGAGAACTACTTTGCATTAATTGGCACCAATACAGAAACTTCCATCAGAAGTGGTGTTCAAACTGCAATTATTCATGAAATAGAAGGCACAATTAATGCCTATAAAAAAGATTATAAGTCATTGAAAATTATTGTATGTGGGGGGAACGCTAATTATTTGGCTACTAATCTTAAAAACAGCATTTTTGCGGATGAAAAATTTTTGCTCCATGGGCTCAATCAAATACTATTATTTAATGTATAGAAAAACAGTTTTACTTTTCAGCATGCTTGTAGCAATCGCTTTTGCTGTTGAAGCCCAAAATTTCAAACACCCCTATTCTCATTACGGAATAGGAATTCTTGAAGATAATTATTTTGCAGAAAACGCTGGGATGGCAGGTTTTTCACTCACTCAGAAAAGTAATAAATCCTTTTCTCCTTCGAATCCGGCATCATACTCCCATTTGATTCTAACAACTTTTGATGTAGCAATGAAGGGTCGCATATATGATCTTGCCCAAGGTGATGTAGGTTATAAAGGAAATTTAATTTCTTTTGGATATTTTGCTTTGGGTTTCCCTATTAATTATAAACAAGGTTGGGGTGCAAGTTTTGGACTTCTTCCTGTTAGCCGAATAGGTTACAACACTGTTATTGATGAATTGATTATGCCCGATTCATTGCAAAAATCTGAGGTTTTTGATAAAAGCGGTGGTTTTAACAAGGCCTATATTGGTTCTTCTATTACTTTATTCAAAAAACTTAGTTTAGGAGCTAACTTCTACTATTTATTTGGAAATACACAACTTTATCATTCCTTGTTTTTTGTAGAAAACAGCGATTACTTTGGAATAACCACAGAGCACAACACCTTTTATGGTGCTGCAGGATTTGATTTTGGCGCACAATTTCATACAAATTTATTCAATGAAGTAAAGCTTGGCTTGGGAGTAACGTACTCTCTTCCTGTTTCGTTGAAAGTTGTTCAGGAAAATAGTTTCGTAACTTTCCTCAATAACATCAGTTCTGTCACTTATAAAGACACTTTATTTCAAACGAGTAATGACTTAGCTAATAAAGAAATACCTCAAAAATTTGCAGCAGGATTTTCACTTTATAAAGAGAATAAATGGCAGGCAGGTTTGGAATACCAATACGAAGAATGGTCTAAATTCTTGCACAATGACGCCACTATAACATTATCAAATTACCAACAATTTACCTTAGGTGCAGAGTATATACCAGGCAAATCAGATGATCCTTTATACTATAAACGAATCAGTTACCGATTTGGCATTAAATATGCGTTTTCATATATGAATGTTCCACAAAATTTAGATATAAGCCCTGTAAGTTATTACAATCCAGTTAAATCGGGGATTGCATTCGGAGCTGAATTTCCTGTAAGCAGAAGCAGTTCAGCTATCAATACAGGAATTGAAATTGGAAAAATTGGAATTTTAGAAGATGACATAATTAGAGAACTATACGTCAATATGTACCTTGGATTTAGGTTAAATGACAGATGGTTTAATAAAAGAAAAATAGATTAAAAATGAAAATCAACATGAATTTAGCAGGTTTATTAATGTCAATAGTATTGGCAGGAGGAATAATGGGCTGCAGTGCTAAAACAACACCAACCGTCTCAGAATTACCAGAAGTTGTAGAAACAAGAATGCAAGAAGTTGTGAAGGATCTCGAAAAAGAAGAAGGTTCTTTGTTATCTGGAGATGAAGAATTAGCATGTAAATACGGCTCAGATAGTGCTAAAACTATTGAAAAGCAATCTTTGTATTATGAATATTATAAGCAAGATAATTTCAAAGATGCTTACCCTCATTGGCAGTATCTTCCAGCAAATGCACCATGCTATAGCAAAGGTATTTATGTGAATGGAGCTGACATGTTGAGTCAATTCATTAAGGACGAAAAAAACAAAGAACGTAAAGAAATACTAATTGACTCTTTATTAGCACTTCATGATCAACGCATAGTATATTATAATGAAGAAGCATTTGTTTTAGGCAAAAAAGGTAGCGATCTTTTTAAATTCAGAACAAAAGCATATGATGAAGCATTTTCTATTTTAAAGAAATCGGTTGAAATTGGAAAAGATCAATCCGAAAAAACAGTATTGTATTATTGGGCATATTCGGCTTCTTTTATGAT
This genomic window from Bacteroidota bacterium contains:
- a CDS encoding type III pantothenate kinase, which produces MNLILDFGNTFLKVALFEDDQIQFFERISITETEIIINRLKSKEFENCIISTVVQLDTEILDFLLKKSINLIEFSSKTPVPITNLYQTPNTLGKDRLGLAVAAYTKYTNENVLVIDAGSCITVDLVSENGEYLGGSIHPGLEMRYKALNQFTDQLPKIEFEENYFALIGTNTETSIRSGVQTAIIHEIEGTINAYKKDYKSLKIIVCGGNANYLATNLKNSIFADEKFLLHGLNQILLFNV